In Asanoa sp. WMMD1127, one genomic interval encodes:
- a CDS encoding ThuA domain-containing protein, which produces MPSTLRRRLATLAAATVGLPLVVLAPAGAQADPRATDPAAGSSRTADPEPLVAAENGPETLRSSARAPETYKVLVFTKTAGVRRPSIQDGVATIRALAKDNDFTVTVSQNAADFTAANLAKFRAVVFLNTTGDILNPAQEAAFEGYVKAGGGYVGVHAAAETEPNWAFYQSLVGAKVAGVTGVEPGNVDVADRVHPATETVPRTLTLTEEWYNFTANVRGQSHVLATVDEKTVTGGTMGFDHPISWCKDYQGGRSFYTGLGHSIETYRAAAYKRHLLGGIQWASGVVEGDCGATVLANYEKVTLNDEPGEPMSLAVLPDGRVLHNTRGGQIRMYDPTTNASPVITTIPVYSHDEDGLQTLAIDPDFATNKWVYVYYAPPLNTPVDNPATPGVNEGDAPATSTDPTTWDKFKGYNQLSRFKLVESPTPHLDMASEQQIIRVDVDRGICCHVAGKVKFDGKGNLFLITGDDTNAGGSDGFTPINDSPNQGPGYDARRSSANTNDLRGKVLRIKVKANGTYTSPAGNLFPESTDVDGKTRPEIFLMGLRNPFRFDVDSSGRLYVADYSPDSRTSNPTRGPEGTGRWFSTNKAGNYGWPLCMSPSLPYVDFDFATRTSGEPFNCGAPVNDSRHNTGLTVLPAVQQPQFWYTYEARTPCGSAYLQNPPIACDFKWPVIGTGGVGPHGGPIYKYDADSTSQVKFPEYFNNAVVFGEFTRDKLFMMRTDGKGNLTGVEQFLPGTLFDNPMEMEFGPDGALYVLEYGDGFFNANPDAQLSVIRYVKGTRSPVVKLSATPTSGQAPLTVAFSSAGTFDPDPGESISYAWDFTNDGTVDSADPNPTYTYTENGSYVAKLTVTDSSGKTGVLTTVITVGNTAPSVRVTTPVAGSFFDWGDSIPYTVEVSDPEDGPIDCTRVVVTFVLGHDTHGHPDGSTTGCTGTVQSPADGADHAGGYLFGAVSASYTDLGGGGQPALTTVSQAVIQTPRQQAEFAQVQTGVTVANTGDTGGGLHVNGIDVGDSIAFDPINLDGVSTVTLRHSGGSAATAGTPRATVELRIDSPTGPLAGTGTLNATTGNGAFVETAVPVSYAAGAHKLFLVFTGVTGGPTTGLVNLNWVQFD; this is translated from the coding sequence ATGCCATCCACCCTCCGCCGACGGCTGGCAACGCTGGCCGCGGCGACCGTCGGGCTTCCGCTGGTGGTGCTGGCTCCGGCCGGCGCACAGGCGGATCCCCGCGCCACCGACCCCGCGGCGGGCAGCTCCCGCACCGCGGACCCCGAGCCGCTGGTCGCGGCCGAGAACGGCCCTGAGACCCTGCGCTCGTCGGCTCGGGCGCCCGAGACCTATAAGGTGCTCGTCTTCACCAAGACCGCCGGTGTGCGCCGGCCGTCCATCCAGGACGGTGTCGCGACGATCCGGGCTTTGGCCAAGGACAACGACTTCACCGTCACGGTGTCGCAGAACGCCGCGGACTTCACGGCCGCCAACCTGGCGAAGTTCCGCGCCGTCGTGTTCCTCAACACCACCGGCGACATCCTCAACCCGGCCCAGGAGGCCGCGTTCGAGGGCTACGTCAAGGCCGGCGGCGGCTACGTCGGCGTGCACGCGGCGGCCGAGACCGAGCCGAACTGGGCGTTCTACCAGTCGCTGGTCGGCGCCAAGGTGGCCGGTGTCACCGGTGTCGAGCCCGGCAACGTCGACGTCGCCGACCGGGTCCACCCGGCGACCGAGACGGTGCCGCGCACGCTGACCCTGACGGAGGAGTGGTACAACTTCACCGCCAACGTCCGCGGCCAGTCCCATGTGCTCGCCACCGTCGACGAGAAGACCGTCACCGGCGGCACGATGGGCTTCGACCACCCGATCAGCTGGTGCAAGGACTACCAGGGCGGCCGGTCGTTCTACACCGGACTCGGCCACTCGATCGAGACCTACCGGGCGGCGGCGTACAAGCGGCACCTGCTCGGCGGCATCCAGTGGGCGTCCGGCGTGGTCGAGGGCGACTGCGGCGCGACCGTGCTGGCCAACTACGAGAAGGTCACGCTCAACGACGAGCCCGGCGAGCCGATGTCGCTGGCCGTGCTGCCCGACGGCCGGGTGCTGCACAACACCCGCGGCGGTCAGATCCGGATGTACGACCCGACGACCAACGCCAGCCCGGTCATCACCACCATCCCGGTCTACTCGCACGACGAGGACGGCCTGCAGACACTGGCGATCGACCCCGACTTCGCCACCAACAAGTGGGTGTACGTCTACTACGCGCCGCCGCTGAACACTCCCGTGGACAATCCGGCGACCCCGGGTGTCAACGAGGGCGACGCACCGGCGACGAGCACCGACCCGACCACGTGGGACAAGTTCAAGGGCTACAACCAGCTTTCCCGGTTCAAGCTGGTGGAGTCGCCCACGCCGCACCTCGACATGGCCTCCGAGCAGCAGATCATCCGGGTCGACGTCGACCGCGGCATCTGCTGCCACGTGGCCGGCAAGGTGAAGTTCGACGGCAAGGGCAACCTGTTCCTGATCACCGGCGATGACACCAACGCCGGCGGCTCGGACGGCTTCACGCCGATCAACGACTCACCGAACCAGGGTCCGGGCTACGACGCCCGGCGCTCGTCGGCCAACACCAACGACTTGCGGGGCAAGGTGCTGCGGATCAAGGTGAAGGCCAACGGGACCTACACGTCCCCGGCCGGGAACCTGTTCCCCGAGTCGACGGACGTCGACGGGAAGACCCGTCCGGAGATCTTCCTGATGGGCCTGCGCAACCCGTTCCGCTTCGACGTGGACAGCTCGGGCCGGCTCTACGTCGCCGACTACTCCCCCGACTCGCGCACCTCCAACCCGACCCGCGGGCCGGAGGGCACCGGGCGGTGGTTCTCGACCAACAAGGCCGGCAACTACGGCTGGCCGCTGTGCATGTCGCCGAGTCTGCCCTATGTGGACTTCGACTTCGCGACGCGGACGTCCGGTGAGCCGTTCAACTGCGGCGCCCCGGTCAACGACTCCCGGCACAACACGGGCCTGACCGTGCTGCCGGCGGTGCAGCAGCCGCAGTTCTGGTACACCTACGAGGCCCGCACGCCGTGCGGCAGCGCGTACCTGCAGAACCCGCCCATCGCCTGCGACTTCAAGTGGCCGGTGATCGGGACAGGTGGCGTCGGCCCGCACGGCGGCCCCATCTACAAGTACGACGCCGACAGCACCTCGCAGGTCAAGTTCCCGGAATATTTCAACAACGCCGTGGTGTTCGGCGAGTTCACCCGCGACAAGCTGTTCATGATGCGCACCGACGGCAAGGGCAACCTGACCGGCGTGGAGCAGTTCCTGCCCGGCACCCTCTTCGACAACCCGATGGAGATGGAGTTCGGCCCGGACGGCGCGCTCTACGTGCTGGAGTACGGCGACGGCTTCTTCAACGCCAACCCGGACGCGCAGCTGTCGGTCATCCGCTACGTCAAGGGCACCCGGTCGCCGGTGGTGAAGCTGTCCGCGACACCGACGTCCGGCCAGGCACCGCTGACGGTCGCGTTCTCGTCGGCCGGCACCTTCGACCCGGACCCGGGCGAGTCCATCTCGTACGCCTGGGACTTCACCAACGACGGCACGGTGGACTCGGCGGACCCGAACCCGACCTACACGTACACGGAGAACGGGTCCTATGTGGCCAAGCTGACCGTGACCGACTCGAGTGGCAAGACCGGCGTGCTGACGACGGTCATCACGGTCGGGAACACGGCGCCGTCGGTCCGTGTCACCACACCGGTCGCGGGTTCCTTCTTCGACTGGGGTGACTCGATCCCGTACACGGTCGAGGTCAGCGACCCCGAGGACGGGCCGATCGACTGCACGCGGGTCGTGGTGACGTTCGTGCTCGGCCACGACACGCACGGCCACCCGGACGGCTCGACCACCGGCTGCACGGGCACCGTCCAGTCACCGGCGGACGGCGCCGACCACGCGGGCGGCTACCTGTTCGGCGCGGTCAGCGCGTCGTACACCGACCTGGGCGGTGGCGGTCAGCCGGCGCTGACCACGGTGTCGCAGGCGGTCATCCAGACGCCGCGGCAGCAGGCGGAGTTCGCGCAGGTGCAGACCGGCGTGACGGTCGCCAACACCGGTGACACCGGCGGCGGCCTGCACGTCAACGGCATCGACGTGGGCGACAGCATCGCCTTCGACCCGATCAACCTCGACGGTGTGTCGACCGTGACGCTGCGGCACTCGGGCGGATCGGCGGCCACCGCGGGCACCCCGCGGGCGACGGTCGAGCTGCGGATCGACTCGCCCACCGGCCCGCTGGCGGGCACGGGCACGCTCAACGCGACGACGGGCAACGGCGCCTTCGTCGAGACGGCGGTCCCGGTCAGCTACGCGGCCGGCGCGCACAAGCTCTTCCTGGTCTTCACCGGCGTCACCGGCGGCCCGACGACCGGCCTCGTCAACCTCAACTGGGTCCAGTTCGACTGA
- a CDS encoding sugar phosphate isomerase/epimerase — translation MTETPLDPAERRRLTRRNILKASAAAGAALGAAGLPVLSTSTPAIGTRNLHPEELIPQRRRGIILYSVRDRISAAPDDSGVPYGFERVLARVAELGYKEVEFAGYNQHTSILGRQITPEEIRKILDDNGLVANGTHTSINATTFTQQLDIAETLGMKHIGTGSDPTNSSYTSDWDAAADLWNELGRQARKRGLKLYTHNHDAAYSFLLDEGPFDVNGRPTRSSGMRRLEYFFGKADPRYVFFELDIYWAYVARFKHQKFIDKRGVERTDLFDPILNVAARGDRFPLFHAKDGNRNSTLPNGYEMVPLGEGDINFQQFFETIGDADYRHANWEQDNAPGGATNPGQSLDFAALSYQNMSELTIYKRGR, via the coding sequence ATGACCGAAACTCCGTTGGACCCCGCCGAGCGCCGCCGGCTCACCCGGCGCAACATCCTCAAGGCCTCGGCCGCGGCCGGCGCCGCGCTCGGCGCCGCCGGTCTGCCGGTGCTGTCGACCAGCACCCCGGCGATCGGCACGCGCAACCTGCACCCCGAGGAGCTGATCCCGCAGCGGCGCCGCGGCATCATCCTGTACTCGGTGCGCGACCGGATCTCGGCCGCGCCCGACGACAGCGGCGTCCCGTACGGATTCGAGCGGGTCCTGGCCCGGGTCGCCGAGCTCGGCTACAAGGAGGTCGAGTTCGCCGGCTACAACCAGCACACCTCGATCCTGGGCCGGCAGATCACGCCCGAGGAGATCCGCAAGATCCTCGACGACAACGGGCTGGTCGCCAACGGCACGCACACGTCGATCAACGCGACCACCTTCACCCAGCAGCTCGACATCGCCGAGACGCTGGGCATGAAGCACATCGGCACCGGCTCGGACCCGACGAACTCCAGCTACACGTCGGACTGGGACGCGGCCGCCGACCTGTGGAACGAGCTCGGCCGGCAGGCGCGCAAGCGCGGCCTCAAGCTCTACACGCACAACCACGACGCGGCGTACTCCTTCCTGCTCGACGAGGGTCCGTTCGACGTCAACGGCCGGCCCACCCGGTCGTCCGGCATGCGGCGCCTGGAGTACTTCTTCGGCAAGGCCGACCCGCGGTACGTCTTCTTCGAGCTGGACATCTACTGGGCGTACGTGGCCCGGTTCAAGCACCAGAAGTTCATCGACAAGCGCGGCGTCGAGCGTACGGACCTGTTCGACCCGATCCTCAACGTGGCCGCCCGGGGCGACCGGTTCCCGCTGTTCCACGCCAAGGACGGCAACCGCAACAGCACGCTGCCCAACGGCTACGAGATGGTGCCGCTCGGCGAGGGTGACATCAACTTCCAGCAGTTCTTCGAGACCATCGGCGACGCCGACTACCGGCACGCCAACTGGGAGCAGGACAACGCGCCCGGCGGCGCGACCAACCCGGGCCAGTCGCTGGACTTCGCGGCGCTGTCCTACCAGAACATGTCCGAGCTGACCATCTACAAGCGCGGTCGCTGA
- a CDS encoding DUF2625 family protein, protein MERPAWDEIADAVAAAPYPVQVLPADPRRSAGCLARLEITTRSWLGAVVANSGGLLVDHGWLRALGGGHDGLPDVAAHLDPADGRLVVGFDVLGGQFTWSRARPQARPTIHYFGPEDLALDDLEVGYAEWLDAMLGGALTAFYSAVRWPGWEDEVLAVPPDQGISLWPPPWTSEGKDLSAVSRRPIPLAELVSAHADLARQLGFR, encoded by the coding sequence GTGGAACGGCCAGCGTGGGACGAGATCGCGGACGCGGTGGCGGCGGCGCCGTACCCGGTCCAGGTGTTGCCGGCCGATCCAAGACGGTCCGCCGGATGCCTCGCCCGCCTGGAGATCACCACCCGGTCGTGGCTCGGCGCCGTCGTTGCCAACAGCGGTGGCCTGCTCGTCGACCATGGCTGGCTGCGGGCCCTGGGCGGCGGGCATGACGGGCTGCCCGACGTGGCCGCGCACCTGGATCCCGCCGACGGCCGGCTGGTCGTCGGGTTCGACGTGCTGGGTGGACAGTTCACCTGGTCGCGGGCGCGGCCGCAGGCCCGTCCGACGATCCATTACTTCGGCCCCGAGGATCTCGCCCTCGACGATCTGGAGGTCGGCTACGCCGAGTGGCTCGACGCGATGCTCGGCGGCGCGCTCACCGCGTTCTACTCGGCCGTGCGCTGGCCGGGCTGGGAGGACGAGGTGCTGGCCGTGCCGCCGGACCAGGGGATCAGTCTCTGGCCGCCGCCTTGGACCAGCGAAGGCAAGGATCTCTCGGCCGTTTCCCGCCGACCGATCCCCCTGGCCGAGCTCGTCTCCGCGCACGCGGACCTGGCGCGTCAGCTCGGGTTCCGCTGA